A window of the Lysinibacillus irui genome harbors these coding sequences:
- a CDS encoding NCS1 family transporter has translation MEREGNYLKSPDLLPVTHQQRNIGTFGFAVIWVGMAIVLAAFAIGGSAIMNLSLPMVIFATLVGSCLIGVFMTLIGDIGIEHGLSFPVYMRAPFGTFGTHIPSLVRGVTAACWFGLNTYFGALAINGILNLLFGFDNWFICFLVFAALQLFNTSLGIKSIERFADLAAPVIILISCWMYYTLADNATSQGKNVWTWVETPTTGFAAFTAFMVVVMANMGFWATLAADMPSLSRFFKAPKNERNWFKRNKTQLVGSLIVMPITNTFIVTIGAVCYMAVASADPINALQQSASGFILGILLLMIVLAQWSTNTSANVVPAATIFSNIGGPKVPFWVGVVIAGIIGILAQPWSLFDVMVNVLLIIGGILTAIVGILFADYYLLRKRRVHVKDLYELNGQFKYYKGFNMAGLIAWVIGGAIANIFATYSSLVGFVVGAAVYYVLAKYWWFKKYPQAELDDPSDDKYLGITVGHNLDEIFGQPAAAPEEDELVEQADPLLEMKGAE, from the coding sequence ATGGAACGTGAAGGGAATTATTTAAAATCCCCAGATTTACTTCCAGTGACACATCAACAAAGAAATATTGGAACATTTGGTTTTGCGGTAATTTGGGTAGGAATGGCGATTGTATTAGCGGCTTTTGCTATCGGTGGTTCAGCAATAATGAACTTATCATTGCCAATGGTCATATTTGCAACATTGGTAGGTTCCTGTTTAATCGGTGTCTTTATGACGTTAATTGGTGATATTGGGATAGAGCATGGGCTTTCTTTCCCTGTCTATATGCGCGCACCATTCGGTACATTTGGTACCCATATACCATCCCTTGTACGTGGTGTTACTGCTGCATGTTGGTTCGGTCTTAATACCTATTTCGGTGCGTTAGCAATAAACGGTATTTTAAACTTATTATTTGGTTTTGATAATTGGTTTATCTGTTTCCTTGTTTTTGCAGCACTTCAACTCTTTAATACATCACTAGGCATTAAATCCATTGAACGCTTTGCTGATTTAGCAGCACCTGTCATTATTTTAATTTCTTGCTGGATGTATTACACATTGGCAGATAATGCTACATCTCAAGGGAAAAATGTTTGGACATGGGTGGAAACTCCAACAACTGGCTTTGCCGCCTTTACCGCGTTTATGGTAGTGGTAATGGCAAATATGGGCTTCTGGGCAACACTGGCAGCTGACATGCCGTCCTTGTCTCGGTTTTTTAAAGCACCTAAAAATGAGCGTAACTGGTTCAAACGTAATAAAACACAGCTCGTTGGGTCATTGATCGTTATGCCGATTACCAACACATTCATTGTAACAATTGGCGCTGTTTGTTATATGGCTGTAGCTTCTGCTGATCCAATCAATGCTTTACAGCAAAGTGCAAGCGGCTTTATTTTAGGGATTTTATTGTTGATGATTGTGTTAGCGCAATGGTCAACTAATACATCAGCCAATGTTGTACCTGCGGCTACTATTTTCTCTAATATTGGTGGACCAAAAGTACCGTTTTGGGTAGGGGTTGTTATTGCAGGTATAATTGGAATTCTGGCACAGCCATGGAGTCTATTTGATGTCATGGTCAATGTCCTATTAATAATTGGTGGTATTTTAACGGCCATCGTCGGTATTTTATTTGCTGATTATTACCTACTCCGTAAGCGTCGTGTACACGTTAAAGACCTTTATGAATTAAACGGACAATTTAAATATTATAAGGGCTTTAATATGGCTGGATTAATTGCCTGGGTAATTGGGGGCGCTATTGCGAATATATTTGCAACCTATTCCTCGCTAGTAGGGTTTGTTGTTGGAGCGGCTGTATATTATGTATTGGCGAAGTATTGGTGGTTTAAAAAGTATCCTCAGGCAGAGCTAGATGATCCAAGCGATGATAAATATTTAGGCATTACGGTTGGGCATAATTTGGATGAAATATTTGGCCAACCAGCAGCTGCTCCAGAGGAAGATGAACTGG
- the preA gene encoding NAD-dependent dihydropyrimidine dehydrogenase subunit PreA, protein MADLRINLAGIKSPNPFWLASAPPTNSGYQVQRAFEAGWGGAVWKTLGEPILNVSSRFAAVSFNGQRVAGFNNIELITDRPLEVNLQEIYDTKKKFPNHAIIASLMVEPKQEKWHEIVKRVEDVGVDGLELNFGCPHGMAERGMGSASGQVPELVEKQTYWVKEAARTPVIVKLTPNITDITVTAEAATRGGADAVSMINTINSLAGVDLDSWNTIPHVAGKGAHGGYCGPAVKPIALNMVAECARNPLVNVPISGIGGISNWQDAAEFILMGATGVQVCTAAMHHGFSIVEDMIDGLNNYLDDKGLASVMDLVGRSVQRYSNWGDLDLNYKIVAEINNDVCINCNKCHIACEDTSHQCIDLYTEDGRPMLKVREEDCVGCNLCSIVCPVEGAISMVERKSTIPPMTWNERQSLLSSLSK, encoded by the coding sequence ATGGCAGACTTACGCATTAATTTAGCGGGCATCAAATCGCCGAATCCATTTTGGCTAGCATCCGCACCACCGACAAATTCGGGTTATCAAGTACAGCGTGCATTTGAAGCAGGCTGGGGTGGCGCTGTTTGGAAAACGTTAGGAGAACCGATTTTAAATGTGTCCTCCCGTTTTGCCGCTGTGAGTTTTAATGGTCAACGTGTGGCAGGCTTTAATAATATCGAATTAATTACGGATCGACCATTAGAAGTAAATTTACAAGAAATTTATGACACGAAAAAGAAATTTCCTAATCACGCAATTATTGCCTCCCTAATGGTGGAGCCGAAGCAGGAAAAGTGGCATGAAATTGTGAAGCGAGTAGAAGATGTGGGGGTTGATGGTCTTGAGCTTAACTTTGGTTGTCCACATGGGATGGCAGAACGAGGCATGGGTTCTGCCTCTGGTCAAGTCCCTGAATTGGTGGAAAAACAAACGTACTGGGTAAAGGAAGCGGCACGTACACCTGTGATTGTTAAGCTAACGCCAAACATTACGGATATTACAGTAACGGCGGAAGCAGCGACAAGAGGTGGAGCAGATGCAGTTAGTATGATTAATACAATTAATAGTTTAGCCGGTGTCGATTTAGATTCTTGGAACACTATACCGCATGTTGCAGGAAAAGGGGCGCACGGTGGCTATTGTGGTCCAGCTGTTAAACCGATTGCCCTCAATATGGTGGCCGAATGTGCGCGTAATCCATTAGTGAATGTACCGATTTCAGGTATTGGCGGCATCTCGAATTGGCAGGATGCAGCAGAATTTATTTTAATGGGTGCGACAGGCGTTCAGGTTTGTACAGCTGCAATGCACCATGGCTTTAGTATTGTAGAAGATATGATTGATGGTCTAAATAATTATTTGGACGATAAAGGCCTAGCTTCAGTTATGGATTTAGTTGGTCGCTCTGTACAAAGGTATTCAAACTGGGGTGATTTAGATTTAAATTATAAAATTGTCGCAGAAATTAATAACGATGTGTGTATTAATTGTAATAAGTGCCATATTGCCTGTGAGGATACATCTCATCAATGTATCGATCTGTATACAGAGGATGGCCGTCCAATGTTAAAAGTGCGAGAGGAAGATTGTGTCGGCTGTAATTTATGTTCCATTGTTTGTCCAGTCGAGGGTGCCATTTCAATGGTTGAACGTAAATCAACAATTCCACCAATGACTTGGAATGAACGCCAATCACTGCTTAGCAGTCTTTCCAAATAA